Proteins from a genomic interval of Nocardia sp. BMG51109:
- a CDS encoding NB-ARC domain-containing protein, with translation MSGLRRSWRTQLGWGLVAAALGSICFAVPVWALMGGKLSDVASWANVLALPVSAVGVLFVLADRSRASREVAARGTNDRPWMAPPLTRIVERPDLGGRLMAALTGAGRRDVGLTTELHGVGGFGKTQLATWACHQREVDRRFAGGLLWVTIGQGVTNGPLAERINNLVFALSGQRPMVSDPEAAGWELGRELDQRKPVLLVIDDVWEETQLRPFRLGGRACTRLVTTRSPGLLAPSEEQIRVDAMSADQARELVTAGVSGLSAASADRLAEQAGRWPVLLNLVSGALRRRITQGQPPEEAAGDIWRQISAEGPTTLDPLRPADRSQAVAATIEASLVLLSDADRDRFFDLAIFPEDVQIPAGVLKLLWSDARVDAVCEELVALGLAVAWHWQPAGHRLLLHDTIRAYLRARRSAAARSETHRRLVDAAADLLPGGRAAGWWSLPPDEDYLWRYLPLHLRDAFLTEEVTVLVTDLRWIEAKTRLFGSMASAEADVDYAENAPSRLFRRALHDAGPLLGPIDPPSALGATLASRLHGIRELQPFVARFKTVQPRPLLEPVWPVADRPDPRAAASVPGHTGGVNDCAFSADGRLLSSASEDGTVRLWRVADNAEEAVLRGHFGAVLGCAFSPDGRLLASAGEDGTVRLWEVASGSEGSVLVGHGGAVRGCVFSPDGRLLASAGEDGTVRLWEVASGDEGSVLVGHGGAVRGCVFSPDGRLLASAGEDGTVRLWEVAAGTQRRELAGPGSEIREVVFCPEGRLLASVDEDGTVQLWQIADGTGTTVPTPATDKVLTCDFSPDGTTLAMAGYGTVRLWGVSGGGERAVFTGHGSAIWACAFSPDGSVLATASMDQSVRLWSIADGTEQAVLAGPVNRMDGCAFAPDGSRLATVAVDGTATLWEVPGGAASMVLRGHASKLSACAFSPDGTLLATAGNDCSARLWRLSDGTEQTEVTGHSDWVRGCAFSPDGTMLATASADGTVCLWRVADGSRMVVFTGHHGRVYTCAFSPDGALLASAGTDRTIRLWSVPDGKASAVLTGHTDLINRCTFSPDGTLLATAGDDRTIRLWQLPDGREHTVLRAHTGWVDDCAFSPDGSVLATAGGDATVRIWRVSDGRSVCALRFGAPVTGVAWHPAGEQLGVATGAGANLLTYRA, from the coding sequence ATGAGCGGGCTCCGCCGGTCGTGGCGTACCCAACTGGGCTGGGGTCTTGTCGCGGCGGCGTTGGGTTCGATCTGCTTTGCGGTGCCGGTCTGGGCATTGATGGGTGGCAAGCTGAGCGATGTCGCCAGCTGGGCGAATGTCCTCGCATTGCCGGTCAGTGCGGTGGGTGTGCTCTTCGTGCTCGCCGATCGCAGTCGGGCGAGTCGGGAGGTGGCCGCGCGAGGGACGAACGACCGTCCCTGGATGGCACCGCCGCTGACCAGGATTGTAGAGCGACCGGACCTGGGTGGTCGGTTGATGGCGGCGCTGACCGGGGCGGGCAGACGGGATGTCGGGTTGACCACCGAACTGCACGGGGTGGGTGGATTCGGCAAGACTCAGCTGGCGACGTGGGCATGCCACCAGCGTGAGGTCGATCGCCGGTTCGCCGGCGGCCTGTTGTGGGTGACGATCGGCCAGGGTGTGACGAATGGCCCACTGGCGGAACGTATCAATAATCTGGTGTTCGCCCTGTCGGGACAGCGTCCGATGGTGTCCGATCCGGAGGCGGCGGGGTGGGAGTTGGGCCGGGAACTCGATCAGCGCAAACCGGTGCTGCTGGTGATCGATGACGTGTGGGAGGAGACGCAGCTCCGCCCGTTCAGGCTCGGTGGGCGAGCGTGCACCAGGCTGGTCACGACGAGGTCCCCTGGTTTGCTGGCACCGAGTGAGGAGCAGATACGCGTGGACGCCATGTCGGCCGACCAGGCGCGTGAACTGGTAACCGCCGGTGTGAGTGGGCTGTCGGCAGCGTCGGCGGATCGGCTCGCGGAACAGGCCGGCCGGTGGCCGGTGTTGCTGAACCTCGTCAGCGGGGCACTGCGGCGCCGGATCACCCAGGGGCAGCCGCCGGAGGAGGCGGCGGGCGATATCTGGCGGCAGATTTCCGCGGAAGGACCGACGACATTGGATCCGCTGCGACCCGCCGATCGTAGTCAGGCGGTCGCCGCCACGATCGAGGCGAGCTTGGTCCTGTTGAGCGACGCCGACCGGGATCGTTTCTTCGATTTGGCAATCTTTCCCGAAGATGTGCAGATACCAGCCGGTGTGCTGAAGCTGCTGTGGTCGGACGCCCGAGTCGATGCTGTCTGCGAGGAGTTGGTGGCTCTGGGTCTTGCGGTGGCATGGCACTGGCAACCCGCCGGACATCGACTGCTGTTGCACGACACGATCCGCGCGTATCTGCGTGCCCGCAGGAGCGCCGCGGCACGTTCGGAGACGCACCGGCGACTGGTCGACGCAGCCGCCGATCTGCTCCCCGGAGGCAGGGCGGCCGGGTGGTGGTCGTTGCCGCCCGATGAGGATTACCTGTGGCGGTATCTGCCGCTGCACCTGCGCGACGCGTTCCTGACCGAGGAGGTCACTGTGCTGGTGACCGACCTGCGATGGATCGAGGCGAAGACGCGGTTGTTCGGCTCGATGGCGTCCGCGGAAGCCGACGTGGACTACGCGGAGAACGCGCCGTCGCGGTTGTTCCGCCGGGCACTGCACGATGCTGGGCCTCTCCTGGGCCCGATCGATCCGCCGTCGGCGTTGGGGGCCACGTTGGCGAGCCGGCTGCACGGTATCCGGGAGTTGCAGCCGTTCGTCGCACGCTTCAAGACCGTGCAGCCTCGGCCTCTGCTGGAGCCGGTCTGGCCGGTTGCGGACCGACCGGATCCGAGGGCAGCGGCATCCGTGCCCGGACACACCGGTGGGGTGAACGACTGCGCGTTCAGCGCGGACGGACGGTTGCTCTCTTCGGCCAGTGAGGACGGGACGGTCCGGCTGTGGCGTGTTGCCGACAATGCCGAGGAGGCGGTGCTGAGGGGCCATTTCGGTGCTGTCCTCGGATGCGCGTTCTCTCCGGATGGCCGGTTGCTGGCGTCGGCGGGGGAGGACGGGACGGTCCGGTTGTGGGAGGTGGCTTCCGGTAGCGAGGGAAGTGTGCTGGTTGGCCACGGTGGTGCGGTCAGGGGTTGTGTGTTCTCTCCGGATGGCCGGTTGCTGGCGTCGGCGGGGGAGGACGGGACGGTCCGGTTGTGGGAGGTGGCTTCCGGTGACGAGGGAAGTGTGCTGGTTGGCCACGGTGGTGCGGTCAGGGGTTGTGTGTTCTCTCCGGATGGCCGGTTGCTGGCGTCGGCGGGGGAGGACGGGACCGTTCGGTTGTGGGAGGTGGCCGCCGGCACTCAGCGGCGCGAGCTGGCCGGTCCGGGCAGCGAGATCCGAGAGGTCGTCTTCTGTCCCGAAGGACGGCTGCTCGCCTCGGTCGATGAGGATGGGACCGTCCAGCTGTGGCAGATCGCCGACGGAACGGGCACAACCGTGCCGACACCGGCAACAGACAAGGTGCTCACCTGCGACTTCTCACCTGACGGCACCACCCTCGCCATGGCGGGGTACGGCACGGTGCGGCTGTGGGGAGTGTCCGGTGGCGGCGAGCGCGCGGTGTTCACCGGTCATGGCAGCGCGATCTGGGCATGTGCGTTCTCTCCGGATGGTTCCGTGCTCGCGACCGCGAGCATGGACCAGTCGGTCCGGTTGTGGAGTATTGCCGACGGAACCGAGCAGGCCGTTCTGGCCGGTCCGGTGAACCGCATGGACGGATGCGCGTTCGCCCCGGACGGCAGCCGCCTGGCCACGGTGGCCGTGGATGGCACGGCGACCCTCTGGGAGGTGCCGGGAGGCGCGGCATCGATGGTGTTGCGCGGCCACGCGAGCAAGTTGAGTGCCTGCGCGTTCTCCCCGGACGGCACGTTGCTGGCCACGGCTGGAAACGACTGCTCCGCCCGGCTGTGGCGGCTGAGTGACGGTACCGAACAGACCGAGGTCACCGGCCACAGTGACTGGGTACGCGGTTGCGCGTTCTCTCCGGACGGGACCATGCTGGCCACGGCGAGCGCCGACGGGACGGTGTGCCTGTGGCGGGTGGCCGACGGGAGCCGGATGGTGGTGTTCACCGGTCACCATGGTCGCGTCTATACGTGCGCATTCTCGCCGGACGGCGCATTGCTGGCCAGCGCCGGCACCGACCGCACGATACGGCTGTGGTCGGTTCCCGACGGTAAGGCGTCGGCGGTGCTGACCGGTCACACCGACCTGATCAACAGATGCACGTTCTCCCCGGACGGCACCCTGTTGGCGACCGCCGGCGACGACCGAACGATCCGCCTGTGGCAGCTTCCCGACGGCCGTGAACACACTGTGCTGCGCGCGCATACCGGTTGGGTCGACGACTGCGCGTTCTCGCCGGACGGCTCGGTGCTCGCCACGGCCGGAGGCGATGCGACCGTGCGTATTTGGCGGGTATCGGACGGGCGGAGCGTGTGTGCGCTGCGGTTCGGCGCACCTGTCACCGGGGTAGCATGGCATCCGGCCGGCGAGCAGCTCGGTGTGGCAACCGGGGCCGGAGCGAATCTGCTGACCTACAGGGCATGA
- a CDS encoding MazG family protein: MSAADPTAADSARMARSLADAVEVMDRLWSFGGWEATQTHDTLRPYLLEETYELLDAIQHGDTDTIREELGDLLLQVLFHSRIAEAAGEFTVDDVAAALVAKLVHRSPHLAGAHADPDAGVADKIAAQEKAWEERKSAEKSRRSCLDGIAMAQPALALAEKIRSRSLKAGLPDDLIPDDLRVVHLGGEFSAEEHLRKAAVAFAARIRAAEDTAELARGARAPLRAADWRTYWPD; encoded by the coding sequence ATGAGTGCGGCCGATCCCACCGCGGCGGATTCCGCGCGCATGGCGCGCAGCCTCGCCGACGCGGTCGAGGTGATGGACCGGCTGTGGAGCTTCGGCGGCTGGGAGGCGACCCAGACGCACGACACGCTGCGGCCGTACCTGCTGGAGGAGACCTACGAACTGCTCGACGCCATCCAGCACGGCGACACCGATACCATCAGGGAGGAACTGGGCGATCTGCTGCTCCAGGTCCTGTTTCATTCCCGGATCGCCGAGGCCGCGGGGGAGTTCACCGTCGACGACGTGGCGGCAGCCCTGGTGGCCAAGCTGGTGCACCGCAGCCCCCACCTCGCCGGTGCGCACGCCGACCCCGATGCCGGTGTGGCCGACAAGATCGCCGCCCAGGAAAAGGCATGGGAGGAAAGGAAATCCGCGGAGAAGTCCCGCCGCTCCTGCCTCGACGGCATAGCCATGGCCCAGCCCGCCCTGGCCCTGGCCGAAAAGATCCGCTCCCGCAGCCTGAAGGCGGGCCTACCGGACGACCTCATTCCCGACGACCTGCGTGTGGTGCATCTGGGCGGCGAGTTCTCCGCCGAAGAACACCTACGCAAGGCCGCGGTGGCCTTCGCGGCGCGGATCCGCGCGGCCGAAGACACCGCCGAACTGGCACGCGGCGCCCGCGCACCGCTGAGGGCAGCCGACTGGCGCACCTACTGGCCCGATTGA
- the purN gene encoding phosphoribosylglycinamide formyltransferase — translation MSGISVAVLASHNGSNLRALHSASLDPGARFTVGLVISNNSGSPALAFAREVGIPALHLSGHTHPEPDALDEAMRNALFEHAVGLVVAAGYLKKIGPRTRSEYAARIINVHPALLPRHGGKGMYGKAVHEAVLAAGDTVTGPTVHMVTDDYDAGPILGRSEVPVLADDTAETLAERVSAAEHELLPSVVQQIAHLSMPTPR, via the coding sequence ATGTCCGGAATTTCGGTTGCGGTTCTCGCCTCGCACAACGGGTCGAATCTACGGGCGCTGCACAGCGCTTCGCTCGATCCTGGCGCACGGTTCACGGTCGGTCTGGTCATCAGTAACAACAGTGGTTCCCCGGCATTGGCCTTCGCGCGTGAAGTGGGCATCCCGGCGCTGCACCTGTCCGGGCACACCCATCCGGAACCGGACGCACTGGATGAGGCGATGCGGAACGCCCTGTTCGAGCATGCCGTGGGCCTGGTCGTGGCGGCGGGCTATCTGAAGAAAATCGGGCCGCGGACCAGGTCCGAGTACGCCGCCAGGATCATCAACGTGCATCCCGCGCTGCTCCCCCGTCACGGGGGAAAAGGTATGTACGGCAAGGCCGTTCACGAAGCCGTACTGGCCGCGGGGGATACCGTCACCGGGCCGACGGTGCACATGGTCACCGATGACTACGACGCCGGGCCGATCCTCGGCCGGAGCGAGGTTCCGGTGCTGGCGGACGATACGGCCGAAACGCTCGCCGAGCGAGTGTCCGCCGCCGAACACGAGCTACTGCCCTCGGTCGTCCAGCAGATCGCGCATCTCTCGATGCCCACACCTCGATGA
- a CDS encoding MFS transporter, producing the protein MSEVATDPGIFDAQSSKRRARAQLSIAATFLAHALLFASWTAHIPQVKSQLALSDGDLGTALLGAPIGSVTAMVLSTRLLPRLGSRRMIRITVVGYAMGGVGVGLAGTAVQLFAALVCWGLFQGALDVAMNTQAVTIERAVRQPIMARLHGMWSIGGFLGAVVGAGAVAVGIDPGLQLMAMGVLSIAIVEVLSRALIPDGAGTAETGSRRRGRGSGLSAVVVTLGGIAFASMLCEGAAADWSATYLRDELGTDAGPAGLGYATYALAMVAMRLSGTLLGRRFRTDRLLPILAIVFALGMGSALLTRNLLAALIGFACMGIGLALIVPSAFSAAGAADHGPSRSNSGSIVATVAALGWCGFVSGPPLIGHLADLTGLTVALWILPLLALVIATTTRFGKAFAVASGDPIRTGRPRDAPWPPR; encoded by the coding sequence GTGTCTGAAGTCGCCACTGACCCTGGCATATTCGACGCACAATCATCGAAACGGCGTGCCCGAGCCCAGCTTTCGATCGCGGCGACATTCCTGGCGCACGCCCTGTTGTTCGCGTCCTGGACCGCGCACATCCCACAGGTCAAGTCCCAACTCGCGCTCAGCGACGGCGATCTGGGCACGGCCTTGCTCGGCGCGCCGATCGGTTCGGTGACCGCGATGGTGCTCTCGACCCGGCTGCTGCCCCGGCTCGGAAGCCGCCGGATGATCAGGATCACCGTGGTCGGCTATGCCATGGGCGGCGTCGGTGTCGGTCTGGCCGGCACTGCGGTCCAGCTGTTCGCCGCACTCGTGTGCTGGGGGTTGTTCCAGGGCGCACTCGATGTCGCGATGAATACCCAAGCCGTCACGATCGAGCGCGCCGTTCGACAACCGATCATGGCTCGACTACACGGAATGTGGAGCATCGGCGGCTTCCTCGGTGCCGTGGTCGGCGCCGGTGCGGTCGCGGTCGGTATCGATCCGGGTCTGCAGCTCATGGCAATGGGTGTCCTCTCGATCGCGATCGTCGAGGTGTTGTCGCGAGCGCTGATCCCCGATGGTGCCGGCACTGCCGAAACCGGATCCCGCCGCCGGGGCCGTGGTTCGGGCCTCTCGGCGGTCGTAGTGACATTGGGAGGTATCGCCTTCGCGTCGATGCTGTGCGAAGGTGCCGCCGCCGACTGGTCGGCGACCTACCTGCGCGACGAGCTGGGCACGGACGCCGGCCCGGCCGGGCTCGGCTACGCCACGTACGCCCTGGCGATGGTCGCCATGCGGCTGAGCGGCACCCTGCTGGGGAGACGGTTTCGCACCGACCGGCTGCTGCCGATACTCGCGATCGTGTTCGCCCTCGGCATGGGTTCGGCACTGCTGACCCGAAATCTCCTCGCGGCGCTCATCGGCTTCGCTTGCATGGGTATCGGATTGGCGCTGATCGTCCCGAGCGCGTTCAGCGCCGCCGGAGCCGCCGATCACGGCCCCTCGCGGTCCAATTCCGGCTCGATCGTCGCGACCGTCGCGGCACTGGGGTGGTGCGGATTCGTTTCCGGGCCACCGCTGATCGGTCATCTGGCCGATCTCACCGGCCTCACGGTAGCCCTGTGGATACTGCCCCTACTGGCACTGGTGATCGCGACGACCACACGCTTCGGCAAGGCGTTCGCGGTCGCCTCGGGCGATCCGATTCGCACCGGACGTCCTCGTGACGCACCCTGGCCACCTCGGTGA
- a CDS encoding SDR family oxidoreductase yields the protein MILLTAAPPSRQPGAVPTVPVVRPLAAQLVGRGERVRVLVPESEREGWPDGVSVRIGSVADPVAFGAAVPGASRVFLAGLVGAPLGPLRALTNALISHDVGRVVVLGSHGSDFEQEISAETWAWSAFERSLDTRGIGWAYLRPTAVMAHTRVGGYPISGSGMVARIENREPVYEYLPNAPYAFIHERDLAEIAAHTLLDNGYQGTIDVSGTTVSAAERLATLAAVLGTDAVIAEMTAARATERWRRERWPEDTIAVMRYALPAFAADRDNPALREQEKRAEALLGRAPRTFRQWAEEFAAGAGDPG from the coding sequence ATGATCCTTCTTACCGCCGCTCCGCCCTCTCGGCAGCCGGGGGCCGTTCCGACCGTGCCGGTGGTCCGGCCCCTGGCCGCACAGTTGGTCGGTCGTGGCGAGCGGGTCCGTGTCCTGGTGCCGGAATCGGAGCGCGAAGGGTGGCCCGACGGCGTGAGCGTGCGGATCGGTTCGGTGGCCGATCCCGTGGCGTTCGGGGCCGCGGTGCCGGGGGCGAGCCGGGTGTTCCTCGCCGGACTCGTCGGTGCGCCCCTCGGCCCGCTGCGTGCGCTGACCAATGCCCTGATCTCCCACGATGTCGGCCGGGTTGTCGTGCTCGGTTCGCACGGATCCGATTTCGAGCAGGAGATCTCGGCGGAGACCTGGGCATGGTCCGCGTTCGAACGCAGTCTGGACACCCGCGGGATCGGTTGGGCGTACCTGCGGCCGACCGCCGTCATGGCCCATACGCGCGTCGGCGGGTATCCGATCTCCGGATCGGGCATGGTGGCGAGGATCGAGAACCGCGAGCCGGTGTACGAATACCTTCCGAACGCCCCCTACGCGTTCATCCACGAACGCGACCTCGCCGAGATCGCGGCACATACTCTGCTGGACAACGGATATCAGGGCACGATCGACGTCAGCGGCACCACCGTCAGCGCGGCCGAACGCCTCGCCACCCTCGCGGCGGTGCTCGGGACGGACGCGGTGATCGCCGAGATGACTGCCGCTCGGGCTACCGAACGGTGGCGGCGGGAACGGTGGCCCGAGGACACGATCGCCGTGATGCGGTACGCCCTGCCCGCATTCGCCGCCGATCGCGATAACCCCGCGCTGCGCGAACAGGAGAAACGTGCCGAAGCCCTGCTCGGCAGGGCTCCCCGCACCTTCCGCCAGTGGGCCGAGGAATTCGCTGCCGGGGCCGGCGATCCCGGATGA
- a CDS encoding DeoR/GlpR family DNA-binding transcription regulator — protein MGTAEDRHGEIVRALKAVELVTVADLAQSLGTSEVTIRRDLGELEQAGVLRRVRGGAVSTMLRGEEMPFAMRELDRAEAKGRIAATAVRLITDGESVVLDSGTTGLAAAHALGSRMLTVVPLAVNTIAVLATAPRVSLLLPGGTVRPGETSLVGPMVEENLSRLRFDTMLLTCCGLSPRRGVTAYDLQDAAVKRAAMAVSTRTIAMIDSSKFAHTAMAVVCETSAIDVVVTDTDAPPDTVAALRADGIEVHCV, from the coding sequence ATGGGGACGGCAGAGGATCGGCATGGGGAGATCGTTCGGGCGCTGAAGGCAGTGGAGCTGGTTACCGTCGCGGACCTGGCGCAGTCACTCGGCACGTCGGAGGTCACGATCCGCCGCGATCTGGGCGAACTCGAGCAGGCCGGTGTGCTGCGACGGGTGCGGGGCGGGGCGGTGAGCACGATGTTGCGGGGCGAGGAGATGCCGTTCGCCATGCGGGAGCTGGACAGGGCCGAGGCCAAAGGGCGGATCGCCGCGACAGCGGTGCGGTTGATCACCGACGGTGAGTCGGTTGTCCTCGACAGTGGCACAACGGGTTTGGCGGCCGCGCATGCCCTCGGCTCGCGCATGCTGACCGTCGTGCCGCTGGCGGTCAATACGATCGCGGTGTTGGCCACCGCTCCGCGAGTGTCCCTGCTGCTGCCCGGCGGTACGGTCCGGCCCGGAGAGACGTCACTGGTGGGGCCGATGGTCGAGGAGAACCTGTCGCGGCTGCGGTTCGACACCATGCTGCTGACCTGCTGCGGGCTGAGCCCGCGCCGCGGCGTCACGGCCTACGACCTACAGGACGCCGCCGTGAAGCGCGCCGCGATGGCCGTGTCGACGCGAACGATCGCGATGATCGATTCGAGCAAGTTCGCGCATACGGCGATGGCGGTGGTGTGCGAGACGTCCGCCATCGATGTCGTGGTCACCGACACCGACGCACCACCGGATACCGTGGCAGCCCTACGCGCCGACGGCATCGAGGTGCACTGTGTCTGA
- a CDS encoding DUF2993 domain-containing protein, giving the protein MRSLLILIVVLVIALIVGDRVGVVVAQNAIGRKIAAEYDLAHPPRVEIGGFPFLTQAVDGNYHDIDIRVGDWSGQKISVHNLDVALTDVSAPLGDLLHGRTSNLVAETATATALVPYDTVRDFAPSSVESISDGPDGLRVTGTFSVEGISVPATVVVTVVPSDDGMLVTPVSVQAAAGGPTISLAFLRQALTFTVPLQQLPLGARLTAIQPGPEGIRVTAVAHAVRFSNLP; this is encoded by the coding sequence ATGCGTTCATTGCTGATACTGATCGTCGTGCTGGTGATCGCACTGATCGTCGGCGACCGAGTCGGCGTCGTGGTGGCGCAGAATGCGATAGGCCGCAAGATCGCCGCCGAGTACGACCTCGCGCACCCACCGCGCGTCGAGATCGGCGGCTTCCCGTTTCTGACGCAGGCTGTCGACGGCAACTATCACGACATCGATATCCGTGTCGGCGACTGGAGCGGGCAGAAGATTTCCGTCCACAACCTCGATGTCGCGCTGACCGATGTATCGGCGCCGCTGGGTGATCTGCTCCACGGCCGCACGTCGAACCTGGTCGCGGAGACGGCGACAGCGACAGCCCTGGTTCCCTACGACACCGTGCGGGACTTCGCGCCGTCGTCAGTGGAGTCGATCTCCGACGGCCCGGACGGGCTGCGCGTCACCGGGACGTTCTCGGTGGAGGGAATCTCGGTGCCCGCGACGGTCGTCGTCACCGTCGTACCGAGCGACGACGGCATGCTGGTCACTCCGGTCTCGGTCCAGGCCGCGGCGGGCGGGCCGACGATTTCCCTGGCATTTCTGCGCCAGGCTCTCACCTTCACCGTGCCGTTGCAGCAGCTGCCGCTCGGCGCTCGTCTGACAGCCATCCAGCCCGGCCCGGAAGGCATACGCGTGACCGCCGTGGCTCACGCCGTGCGCTTCTCGAACCTGCCGTGA